The DNA window GTTCGGGTTTGGTCAACAGCTGGTGCGCATGCTGGCCGTGGATCTGGATCAGCAGCTGGCCCAGCTCGCGCAGCTGCGAGAGCGGGACGGCGGTGCCGTTGATGAAGCCGCGCGAGCGGCCGTCGGCGCTGATCACCCGGCGAAGTAAACACTCACGCCCGCTCTCCAGCTGGTTCTCTTCCAGCCAGCGCTGGGCGGCCGGGGTATCTTTCAGCGCGAAGCGCGCGCACAGGTCGGCACGGGTGGCGCCGCGACGCACCATGTCGGCTTCCGCTCTGCCGCCGAGGCACAGCCCCAGCGCGTCGATGGCAATGGATTTCCCGGCGCCGGTTTCCCCGGTGATGGCGGTCATACCGCTGTGGAAATCAATTTCCAGTTCACGAACGATAGCAAAATTACTGATGGTGAGTTGCGCCAACATAGCTGCCTTCCTGTATGAAAAACCAATACTGTGTTTTCGTACAGTATAGACTGGTTTTTTATCCAGTAAAGAGGCAGCGATGTAAATCAGAACAATTTTTTCGACCAGCCGAGCTTGGTGCTTAATGTATTGAAATAGCTGTAGTCTTTGGGATGAATCAGATTGAGGTGGTAATCGCAGCGGCGGATGAGGACATCTTCGCCATCCTGGATCGGCAGGGCAATCTGACTGTCGCAGCTGATCTCCAGATCGCTGCAGCGGTGAGAGAAGCGCAGGCGGATGGTGCTGTCGCCGTTGATCACCAGCGGTCGCGCCGAGAGGGTGTGCGGGAACATCGGCACCAGGGTGATGGCGTCCAGCGACGGGGTGAGGATCGGGCCGCCGGCCGACAGCGAATAGGCTGTTGAGCCGGTCGGAGTGGAGATAATCAGACCATCGGAGCGCTGGGAGAAGGCGAAGACTTCATCGATATAGACTTCGAACTCAATCATATGCGCCACTTTGCCGGGGTGCAGCACCACTTCGTTGATGGCGGTGCTGATGCGTTTCTGGCAATCCTGCTGGCACACCTGGGCTTCCAGCAGAAAGCGTTTCTCGGCGATGTAGTGGCCTTCCAGCACGTCGGCGAGCTGCTGCAGGGCGTTGTCCGGGTCCAGGTCGGTGAGAAAGCCGAGGTTGCCGCGGTTAATGCCGATGACGTTAATGTCATAACGGGCCAGAGTCCGCGCCGCGCCGAGCATATTGCCGTCGCCGCCCACGACCACCGCGAGGTCGGCCTGTTGGCCAATCTCCGCCAGCGTGCCGGTTTTCACGTTGCTGAGCTGGAGTTCATGGGCGATCTGCTGTTCAACCAGCACTTCATACCCTTTGCTGCACAGCCAGCGCCAGAGCATTTCATGTGTGGTCAGGGCGGTGGGGTGACGAGGATGTCCCACAATGCCGATACACTTGAAATGGTTCTTCATGATCTGGATGTCCTTGCGTTAAATGAAATAGTGACAATCTGTCCGCTTCCCTTGAAACCCGGAAACTGATCCCCATAATAAGCGAAGTTAGCGAGATGAATGCGAAAAAAACGCGGAGAAATTCATGAGTAGTAAAGAACAGAAAACGCCTGAGGGGCAAGCCCCGGAAGAAATTATCACGGAGCAGCACGACGACGTTGAGGCGGTAGAGCCTGAAGTTTCGGCTGAGCAGGTGGATCCGCGCGATGAAAAAATTGCGAATCTGGAAGCCCAGCTGGCTGAAGCGCAGAAACGTGAACGTGAAGTGATGCTGCGTGCCAAA is part of the Klebsiella quasipneumoniae subsp. quasipneumoniae genome and encodes:
- the nadK gene encoding NAD(+) kinase; translated protein: MKNHFKCIGIVGHPRHPTALTTHEMLWRWLCSKGYEVLVEQQIAHELQLSNVKTGTLAEIGQQADLAVVVGGDGNMLGAARTLARYDINVIGINRGNLGFLTDLDPDNALQQLADVLEGHYIAEKRFLLEAQVCQQDCQKRISTAINEVVLHPGKVAHMIEFEVYIDEVFAFSQRSDGLIISTPTGSTAYSLSAGGPILTPSLDAITLVPMFPHTLSARPLVINGDSTIRLRFSHRCSDLEISCDSQIALPIQDGEDVLIRRCDYHLNLIHPKDYSYFNTLSTKLGWSKKLF